One window of Syngnathus acus chromosome 16, fSynAcu1.2, whole genome shotgun sequence genomic DNA carries:
- the LOC119136044 gene encoding IgGFc-binding protein-like isoform X1, whose translation MSVAGYSIEMSDEWHSKVMVNGLLLKLPSILNQGKIMLYLKGQSVCLETDFGLVVTYSPVILTVTMPEVFAGQLCGLCGNFNYKPQDDPVAHDSDISQAVRYWQTSGGQECWDLPMSTSSCTPQEQDTYQGENFCGRLLDPEGAFQSCHKTVDPQDFYEDCVNDLCSGNQTTLCQILSGYVAVCQEMGASVDEWRDSKFCSATCPSKSEYRLCSTHMFACAHNPSPLSERCKEGCFCKSGFFHSGGECVTNSECGCSYNGIYYELHEKFHPDENCLRSCACVGHNVVQCKSSTCPTGTECVIKHGRRACYGIYLKCTLLGGKHLQTFHGGHFDLNVADLRKPLFQICDEPGLSAAILKDKLHLKIHDMDVTLSKELFGKVEINGVVKALPIYMNGVAVLLSGRLTRIIAKDTGAVVSFGGPNLIQLTIPATHKRLCGLCQNTATVATDHQRSLMSDDSTRTSPWCFSPTGTNCPTDCHDCFLCDSMKEFESDGLCGMLLAPKGPFGLCHSTMDPMPFFQNCVKDLCGSKIKELFCDSLRQYAFVCQEAGVKVKPWRGDKCALWCPEHSHYNLCVGACSESCAMLSDVPCPWPCNEGCQCDSGYVQSGSGCVKPDQCGCLYLGHYYEIGDILWNVKCSKRCNCCSTSTLCCRAASCPKGQNCVLNETWHCAEKKTFLCPVNSHYEACGTACPATCEARFNSICTAACVEGCQCDPGFLLHGGTCVTPSQCGCTYNGRHYRHNETFWADEACTRQCICNDQIQCHDANCHDDECCALENGVRSCVRRNYTKCRYSGHRVLTFDKREYDFLGTCRYQLLGICGQWQCLDVVKVDVQTDAFNQSAQIVWVSINNQQLQLDSSNQESIEVDGTKRKIPFHANGTTMVFSLGLRTYVSSTFFLLSMSKEGVIIIHLSSKYANATCGLCGNFNLDPADDLTANGTQEHLTPEQFGNAWRSGQNQWCVEGCLGGSCPNCSSEALDRFSDPAACGKILEVNGPFRHCHSKVDPSGFYKSCVSDLCLYGDVQPALCRSLAEYADACLHRKAVVDAWRSADFCYNSCPSNTSYNASHSPVDICLGGLNMTIEIPPNIGEDCLCGPGLAHSGRNCVHPANCGCWDRNGEYVLPGQEKSTCEQRCVCHPGGNWTCVNVSCSQDEECTLISDIESCHPKARMADCHINGSRLSTFDRHVFEFNASCNYTLVQTCKNLTVEPLLIAVYGNHGEVKQIYLQVNHMTLKMSSAQPEKIQVNEVQMNLPFSGNNVIVDQKNQWRTIKAAHLVEIISDLRNYVEVKLANTYNQTCGLCGNYNDDPSDDMQLPNGTAVSDPAIFQQSWQMSGCNETCDSTCQRCRSPVPEYTSDLYCGLLIQPKGLFSSCHNSTCPQKYYNMCLTNLCLAEGQKQTLCEAFEVYDAACKVAGVNVDPWRNITGCEQKCPQFSHFSPCANSCSALCPEIGVALQCPKHCEEGCECDAHHLYNGQACVPAEECGCMHEERRLKASESRLLQNCTLNCTCGPPLICEEHKCPPLHSCMVLDGMAGCHKDEQDKDPCEAKCDNSTERCYLSNGEAVCQRLPGLCWNWGSQHYHTFDEFNYDVQGTCTYLLSGSKGSAGGATPFMVSKKSDCKEVSSTQELTVQAYGFVVRFADKDSVHVNGQVNYIPVTLLRGKIEVSNKEGKTLLKTDFGLQVVFDWNNTILLMLEPNYKEIVYGLCGNFNSHPQDDFALYFDGSPPANTSAELAKAYRVFDGEHNCCTGCEKKPLDNNTLLEDMPKGVSFAQKSHCDDLIDPTGPFARCHSRVNPDSFYQSCVADLSQGRSPASLEQAATSYSVICKEFEDYVPPEPTVYVSCPPNSHYKTCGSACPSTCHLKERLCIAVCVQGCFCNPGFISSPEGCVPPKQCGCTDPTGKYHRLDSTFWIPDDCGQLCICKPGGIKCKPSQCPKGTFCKRLPNKRMCQADKSLNCSIVNGLHFTSFDGHHYDFRDNCAYILVQTNTNVNGLEPFRITISDSSCHNRLFHSQTLTLTIYNLEVVVGKDPNEVLVDGLYKVLPYSHHSGRFTAYPTPSSLVVHVDMGLQVIVYKSGTMVVVLPSSYDSYVGGLCGNANSDPYDDQMMPDEEGAKDTLKFVHSWRLGGAMACRSSCTSRPTHVCQLKGSLQVFTFNGQKLSLAPQTPYKLMALCDQTNENRFSFISYYGHCYGSGTRLVTVFHVLLVGFSVVIQDGIVEVNGHLVALPYTLPIGVSLSFGVPNDKSELVVVLNKDEGLETALEMKIGITSATIKASPWYTGNLCGICGNINDPYSDTLVKPWALPDFQGCRELRIGSVDLNWRECVSLVWSGPWQRSWAATDPTHCSLAFPVQTGSNFTPSARPLHLLHSSVDQTRHAVKP comes from the exons ATCCTCAAGATTTCTATGAGGACTGTGTTAATGACCTCTGCAGTGGTAACCAAACGACCCTGTGCCAGATTCTGTCCGGCTACGTAGCAGTATGTCAAGAAATGGGCGCCAGTGTGGACGAATGGCGAGATTCAAAATTTTGTT CTGCCACATGCCCGTCCAAGAGTGAATACCGCCTCTGTTCTACTCACATGTTTGCCTGTGCCCATAACCCAAGTCCTCTTTCAGAAAGATGCAAGGAAGGTTGTTTTTGCAAGTCTGGCTTTTTCCACAGTGGTGGGGAATGTGTAACTAATTCTGAATGCGGCTGCAGTTATAACGGTATTTACTATGAACTCCATGAAAAATTCCACCCTGATGAGAACTGCCTTCGGtcctgtgcgtgtgtgggccACAACGTCGTGCAATGTAAAAGTAGCACGTGTCCAACTGGAACGGAGTGTGTCATCAAACATGGTCGCCGTGCATGCTAtggcatttatttgaaatgcaCCCTCCTGGGTGGCAAACACTTGCAGACCTTTCATGGAggtcattttgatttgaacgTGGCAGATTTGCGTAAGCCTTTATTCCAGATCTGTGATGAACCTGGGCTTTCTGCTGCCATCCTGAAAGACAAGCTGCACCTTAAAATCCATGACATGGACGTAACGCTGTCCAAGGAGCTTTTTGGAAAAGTTGAG ATAAATGGTGTCGTGAAGGCCCTACCCATTTATATGAATGGTGTGGCAGTGTTGCTTTCCGGACGGCTAACCCGTATCATCGCTAAAGACACTGGCGCCGTAGTCTCCTTCGGTGGACCTAATTTAATACAACTGACGATTCCAGCCACGCACAAAAGACTTTGTGGGTTATGTCAAAATACCGCGACTGTTGCTACAGACCACCAACGAAGTCTGATGTCGGATGATTCCACTCGTACGTCTCCCTGGTGCTTTTCTCCCACCGGAACAAACTGCCCCACTGACTGTCATGACTGTTTCTTATGCGACTCCATGAAAGAATTTGAATCAGATGGCCTCTGTGGCATGTTGCTTGCTCCTAAAGGCCCATTTGGGCTTTGCCATTCCACTATGGACCCAATGCCATTTTTTCAGAACTGCGTGAAAGATTTGTGTGGGTCAAAAATTAAGGAATTGTTTTGTGACAGTTTGAGGCAATATGCATTTGTCTGCCAGGAAGCAGGAGTGAAGGTCAAACCATGGAGGGGGGATAAGTGCG CACTTTGGTGCCCTGAGCATTCCCACTACAACCTATGTGTTGGTGCATGTTCAGAGTCCTGCGCTATGTTATCTGATGTCCCCTGTCCATGGCCCTGCAATGAGGGGTGTCAGTGTGACTCTGGATATGTGCAGAGTGGGAGTGGCTGTGTCAAACCTGACCAATGTGGCTGTCTCTACCTTGGGCATTACTATGAG ATTGGGGACATTTTGTGGAATGTGAAGTGTTCCAAGCGGTGCAACTGTTGCTCCACTTCCACACTGTGTTGTAGAGCAGCCTCATGCCCCAAGGGGCAGAACTGCGTACTTAATGAAACTTGGCACTgtgcagagaaaaaaa CCTTCCTCTGCCCAGTAAATAGCCATTACGAAGCCTGTGGGACAGCCTGCCCTGCTACCTGCGAGGCCCGCTTCAATTCCATCTGCACTGCAGCATGTGTGGAAGGATGCCAGTGTGACCCTGGGTTTCTTCTTCATGGTGGCACCTGTGTGACCCCATCCCAGTGTGGCTGTACATACAACGGACGCCATTACCGCCACAACGAAACCTTTTGGGCTGATGAGGCGTGTACCCGACAGTGCATCTGCAACGACCAGATCCAGTGCCATGATGCTAATTGTCATGATGATGAGTGTTGTGCTCTTGAAAATGGAGTCAGAAGCTGTGTGCGGCGTAATTATACCAAGTGCCGCTACAGTGGTCATCGTGTGCTCACCTTCGACAAGCGCGAATATGATTTCCTTGGCACCTGCCGGTATCAGTTACTGGGCATCTGTGGACAATGGCAATGCCTTGATGTCGTCAAAGTTGATGTGCAGACTGATGCATTTAATCAGTCAGCACAAATCGTCTGGGTTAGCATAAATAACCAACAACTACAACTGGACAGCAGCAATCAAGAAAGCATCGAG GTTGATGGCACAAAGAGGAAGATTCCGTTTCATGCCAACGGAACTACAATGGTATTTTCTTTAGGGCTGCGTACTTATGTCTCGTCGACATTTTTCTTGTTAAGTATGAGCAAAGAAGGGGTCATAATCATTCATCTCTCCAGTAAATATGCTAATGCTACTTGCGGCCTGTGTGGTAACTTCAATTTGGATCCTGCTGATGACCTCACAGCGAATGGCACACAAGAGCATCTCACTCCAGAACAATTTGGAAATGCTTGGAGAAGCGGACAGAACCAGTGGTGTGTGGAAGGTTGTCTAGGTGGAAGTTGTCCAAATTGTTCATCTGAAGCTTTGGACCGCTTCTCTGACCCAGCGGCTTGCGGGAAGATTCTGGAAGTTAATGGACCGTTCAGACACTGTCATAGCAAAGTGGACCCTTCCGGCTTTTACAAGAGCTGCGTCAGTGACCTGTGTCTTTATGGAGATGTGCAGCCTGCCCTGTGCCGTTCCTTGGCAGAGTATGCTGATGCCTGCCTCCATCGCAAGGCTGTAGTTGATGCCTGGAGGAGCGCTGACTTTTGCT ATAATTCATGTCCGTCCAATACCAGCTACAACGCGAGTCACTCACCTGTTGACATTTGCCTCGGCGGGCTCAATATGACAATTGAGATCCCGCCAAACATTGGGGAGGACTGTCTCTGTGGGCCAGGTTTAGCCCACAGTGGAAGGAACTGTGTCCATCCAGCCAACTGTGGCTGTTGGGACAGAAATGGAGAATACGTCTTACCGGGACAGGAGAAGTCCACATGTGAGCAACGGTGTGTTTGTCATCCTGGTGGAAACTGGACTTGTGTTAATGTGTCATGTAGTCAGGATGAAGAATGTACGCTTATCAGCGATATTGAAAGTTGCCACCCCAAAGCTAGAATGGCCGACTGCCATATTAACGGATCTCGGTTGAGTACATTTGATCGACACGTCTTTGAATTTAACGCCTCATGCAACTACACTCTGGTTCAAACGTGCAAGAACCTGACTGTGGAGCCACTTTTGATTGCTGTGTATGGTAACCACGGTGAAGTCAAACAGATTTACCTACAAGTCAATCATATGACCTTGAAGATGTCAAGCGCTCAACCTGAAAAAATTCAA gTGAATGAAGTTCAAATGAACCTCCCATTCTCAGGGAACAATGTAATTGTGgatcaaaaaaatcaatggaGGACTATCAAGGCTGCACATCTGGTGGAGATTATTTCTGACCTTCGCAACTACGTTGAGGTCAAGCTAGCAAATACTTATAACCAGACATGTGGCCTCTGTGGGAACTACAACGACGATCCCTCAGATGACATGCAGCTACCCAATGGCACTGCTGTCTCAGATCCGGCCATCTTTCAGCAATCATGGCAGATGTCAGGCTGCAACGAAACATGCGACAGCACCTGCCAACGTTGTCGATCCCCTGTGCCAGAGTATACTTCTGACCTGTATTGCGGCCTTCTTATCCAGCCAAAGGGACTATTCTCCTCTTGTCACAACTCAACATGCCCTCAGAAATATTACAACATGTGCCTGACTAACCTCTGTCTTGCAGAGGGACAAAAGCAAACTTTATGTGAGGCATTTGAAGTGTATGATGCGGCATGCAAAGTAGCCGGCGTCAATGTTGACCCTTGGAGGAACATCACAGGTTGTG AGCAGAAATGCCCGCAGTTCAGCCATTTCAGTCCGTGTGCCAACAGTTGCTCCGCCCTCTGTCCTGAGATCGGCGTTGCTTTGCAGTGTCCCAAACACTGCGAGGAAGGATGCGAATGTGATGCGCATCACCTTTATAACGGCCAAGCGTGCGTCCCAGCGGAGGAGTGTGGCTGCATGCATGAAGAGAGAAGACTGAAG GCCTCTGAAAGCAGACTTCTACAAAACTGCACTCTGAACTGCACCTGTGGGCCTCCACTTATTTGTGAAGAACATAAGTGTCCGCCACTGCACAGTTGTATGGTTTTGGATGGAATGGCTGGCTGCCATAAAGATG AACAAGACAAAGATCCCTGTGAGGCCAAGTGTGACAACTCAACTGAGCGGTGCTACCTGAGCAACGGTGAAGCAGTTTGCCAGAGACTTCCGGGTCTCTGTTGGAACTGGGGAAGCCAGCACTACCACACCTTCGATGAATTCAACTACGACGTCCAGGGTACCTGCACCTATCTGCTTTCAGGCAGCAAAGGGTCAGCAGGTGGAGCAACACCTTTCATGGTCTCAAAGAAGAGTGACTGCAAAGAAGTGTCCTCCACGCAAGAGCTGACCGTACAAGCGTATGGGTTTGTCGTCAGGTTTGCTGACAAAGACAGTGTACAT GTAAACGGTCAAGTAAATTATATCCCGGTTACTCTGCTTCGGGGTAAGATTGAGGTTTCAAACAAAGAAGGCAAAACACTACTGAAGACTGACTTTGGGCTGCAGGTAGTGTTTGACTGGAATAACACAATTCTTCTAATGCTGGAGCCCAACTATAAGGAGATTGTCTATGGGCTGTGTGGCAATTTTAATAGCCATCCTCAAGACGACTTTGCTTTATATTTCGACGGATCCCCTCCCGCTAACACCAGTGCGGAGTTGGCTAAAGCTTACCGTGTTTTTGATGGTGAACATAACTGTTGCACTGGTTGTGAAAAGAAGCCATTGGATAACAATACGTTACTGGAAGATATGCCGAAAGGAGTCTCTTTCGCCCAGAAAAGTCACTGTGACGATCTTATTGATCCAACTGGACCCTTTGCACGTTGTCACAGTCGTGTTAACCCGGACTCCTTTTATCAAAGTTGTGTGGCTGACCTCTCGCAAGGAAGGTCTCCAGCTTCTCTCGAACAGGCCGCAACATCCTATTCTGTCATTTGTAAAGAGTTTGAGGACTACGTGCCCCCAGAACCGACAGTCT atgttaGCTGTCCGCCAAACAGCCATTATAAGACTTGTGGCTCCGCCTGTCCTTCAACTTGTCACTTGAAAGAGAGACTCTGCATTGCAGTTTGTGTTCAAGGCTGCTTCTGCAACCCTGGTTTCATCAGTAGTCCAGAGGGTTGCGTCCCACCGAAGCAGTGTGGTTGCACAGACCCCACAGGCAAATACCACCGCCTCGACTCGACTTTCTGGATCCCAGATGACTGCGGCCAACTTTGCATCTGTAAACCAGGAGGTATTAAGTGCAAACCATCTCAATGCCCTAAAGGAACGTTCTGCAAGAGACTCCCCAACAAAAGAATGTGTCAAGCTGACAAATCGCTGAACTGTAGTATTGTCAATGGGCTGCACTTTACATCCTTTGATGGACATCATTATGACTTTAGGGACAACTGTGCATATATTTTAGTTCAAACAAACACCAATGTAAATGGATTGGAACCATTCAGAATCACTATCTCCGACTCAAGTTGCCACAACAGATTGTTTCATAGCCAAACTCTAACACTGACCATCTACAATTTGGAGGTAGTAGTTGGCAAAGACCCCAATGAAGTTCTT GTCGATGGACTATATAAGGTTCTACCATACTCTCACCATTCAGGCCGTTTCACTGCCTATCCAACACCTTCATCTCTAGTTGTTCATGTTGATATGGGATTGCAGGTGATTGTCTATAAAAGTGGCACCATGGTAGTTGTCCTCCCGAGCAGTTACGACTCGTACGTCGGCGGTCTCTGCGGGAATGCCAACTCTGATCCTTATGATGACCAAATGATGCCAGATGAAGAGGGAGCTAAAGATACACTGAAGTTTGTTCACAGCTGGAGGTTGGGAGGAGCGATGGCTTGCAGGTCAAGCTGCACTTCCAGACCAACTCATGTCTGTCAACTCAAAGGCAGTCTGCAGGTCTTCACTTTCAACGGGCAGAAGCTGAGCTTGGCTCCGCAAACGCCTTACAAACTAATGGCCCTTTGCGACCAGACCAATGAAAATCGGTTCAGCTTCATTTCTTACTATGGACACTGCTACGGGAGCGGCACCAGACTTGTCACGGTGTTCCATGTCCTCCTTGTGGGATTCTCAGTTGTCATCCAGGATGGCATTGTGGAG GTGAATGGACATCTTGTGGCTTTGCCTTACACTTTGCCTATAGGGGTGTCCTTGTCATTTGGCGTGCCCAACGACAAGTCCGAGTTGGTGGTGGTTCTAAACAAGGACGAAGGACTGGAAACAGCGTTGGAAATGAAGATCGGCATCACTTCTGCCACGATCAAGGCAAGTCCTTGGTACACTGGAAACTTATGTGGAATCTGTGGAAATATAAATGACCCCTACTCTGATACACTGgtcaagccttgggctctcccaGATTTTCAAGGCTG CCGTGAACTCAGAATTGGCAGCGTTGATCTCAATTG GAGAGAATGTGTCAGTTTGGTGTGGAGTGGACCTTGGCAACGAAGCTGGGCAGCAACAGACCCAACCCATTG TTCACTTGCATTTCCAGTCCAGACTGGGAGTAACTTCACACCATCCGCCCGCCCCCTCCACCTCCTTCATTCCTCCGTGGACCAAACAAGACACGCAGTCAAACCCTAA